Proteins encoded in a region of the Vicia villosa cultivar HV-30 ecotype Madison, WI linkage group LG5, Vvil1.0, whole genome shotgun sequence genome:
- the LOC131605911 gene encoding probable CCR4-associated factor 1 homolog 11, with product KLNMNKAKEVIIRQVWAYNLEYEFSLIRQAIHQHPMVSMDTEFPGVIHSPKINRHYLQPSDNYYYLKANVDALKLIQVGLTLSDFKGNLPDFGSIYSYIWEFNFCDFDVNHDPCNQDSIDMLRRQGIDFNRNFCYGVNSSRFADLMLSSGLVFNKSLMWVTFSSAYDFGYLVKILTRKNLPNHLEDFLNIVEVLFGKKVFDMKHMMKFCDFLHGGLERVATTLKVGRTVGKSHQAGSDSLLTNQAFRKMIETCFIINKVPELKDYAGVLFGLEILV from the coding sequence AAACTCAACATGAATAAGGCGAAGGAAGTTATTATCCGTCAAGTCTGGGCATATAATTTGGAGTATGAATTTAGTCTCATACGTCAAGCAATCCATCAACATCCTATGGTCTCAATGGATACTGAATTTCCTGGTGTAATTCATTCACCCAAAATCAACCGACATTATCTTCAACCCTCTGACAATTACTATTACTTGAAGGCAAATGTTGATGCTCTAAAGCTCATACAAGTTGGTCTCACCCTTAGCGACTTCAAGGGAAATCTTCCTGATTTTGGAAGCATTTACAGCTACATCTGGGAATTTAATTTCTGTGATTTTGACGTCAATCACGATCCTTGTAATCAAGATTCCATTGATATGCTTCGCCGTCAAGGGATTGACTTCAATCGGAATTTTTGCTACGGTGTGAATTCATCGCGTTTTGCTGACCTAATGTTATCGTCTGGACTTGTTTTCAATAAATCACTTATGTGGGTCACATTTAGCAGCGCTTACGATTTCGGGTATTTGGTGAAGATCTTAACTCGAAAGAATTTACCAAACCATTTAGAggattttttaaatattgttgAAGTGTTGTTTGGAAAAAAAGTATTTGACATGAAACACATGATGAAGTTCTGCGACTTTTTACACGGTGGTCTCGAGCGAGTAGCTACTACTCTAAAAGTAGGTCGGACGGTTGGAAAATCTCATCAAGCTGGATCTGATAGCTTATTGACAAATCAGGCATTTAGAAAAATGATAGAAACTTGTTTTATCATTAACAAAGTTCCAGAGCTTAAAGATTATGCTGGAGTGTTATTTGGATTAGAGATTCTTGTTTAG